The following are encoded in a window of Paenibacillus polymyxa genomic DNA:
- a CDS encoding prolyl oligopeptidase family serine peptidase, with translation MLKRFQKAAKTTMLFTLAIGTTLAFNSGAWAKDVKIQSTSYRTVAEVKDWGAAITKIIVNLGKPVPKDAITKDTFKVHVGRSDNRLVNPFIESGNRKVTKAYVSDKSGNPVNKTGSYVVLEMEVGPALTLSSAIHYDAAGSGFNAWNDNKYTITQQKAIKTTSGTISDLKIDTSAGQIRKLVDQFATGKATFDGITLTYADYAPPKDKVKNPLVIWLHGMGEGGTDPTIPISGNNAANFASKDIQSYFEGAYVLAPQTPTYWMDGFTGFGDGTSKYEQALMSLIKEYVAKNKDIDTNRIYIGGDSNGGYMTMLMIRDYKDYFAAAVVACEALKDSLITDEQINEMKDLPIWFVAAKTDTVVPPNDYTVPTYNRLVNAGAKDVHMSLFDNVVDTSGLYKKSDQTPYEYNGHWSWIYIYNNEVSKVINGKKITMMQWLASKTLD, from the coding sequence ATGCTTAAACGGTTTCAAAAGGCTGCTAAAACAACTATGTTATTCACTTTAGCTATCGGTACGACCCTTGCTTTCAATTCCGGTGCATGGGCCAAGGATGTAAAGATACAGTCCACCTCGTACCGGACGGTTGCGGAGGTTAAGGATTGGGGAGCAGCCATTACGAAGATCATTGTTAACCTGGGTAAGCCAGTACCTAAAGATGCGATAACAAAGGATACATTTAAGGTGCATGTGGGAAGAAGCGACAATAGACTGGTAAATCCCTTTATTGAGAGTGGCAACCGGAAAGTCACCAAGGCCTATGTATCGGACAAAAGTGGCAACCCTGTAAATAAAACCGGAAGCTACGTTGTATTAGAAATGGAAGTCGGCCCAGCCTTAACACTAAGCTCAGCTATTCATTATGATGCGGCAGGTTCCGGGTTTAACGCATGGAATGATAACAAATACACAATCACGCAGCAAAAAGCCATTAAAACCACATCCGGAACGATTTCCGACTTGAAAATTGATACTTCCGCAGGTCAGATACGGAAGCTAGTTGATCAATTTGCAACCGGCAAAGCTACTTTTGACGGGATTACTTTAACCTATGCGGACTATGCACCGCCAAAAGACAAAGTGAAAAACCCCTTGGTGATCTGGCTGCATGGTATGGGTGAGGGAGGTACAGATCCGACGATTCCGATTTCCGGAAATAATGCAGCGAATTTTGCATCTAAAGATATTCAATCCTATTTTGAAGGGGCTTATGTGCTGGCACCTCAGACTCCAACCTACTGGATGGATGGTTTTACAGGCTTCGGAGACGGCACCTCCAAATACGAGCAAGCATTGATGTCCTTAATTAAGGAGTACGTGGCCAAGAACAAAGACATTGATACAAATCGAATTTACATTGGCGGAGACTCCAACGGCGGTTACATGACTATGCTGATGATCCGTGATTATAAAGACTATTTTGCAGCCGCTGTGGTGGCCTGTGAAGCCTTGAAGGACAGCCTTATAACCGATGAACAGATTAACGAAATGAAGGACCTGCCGATCTGGTTTGTGGCTGCCAAAACCGACACCGTGGTTCCGCCCAACGATTATACGGTTCCGACCTACAACCGTTTAGTGAATGCTGGAGCAAAGGATGTTCATATGTCGTTATTTGATAACGTAGTAGATACCTCTGGTTTGTACAAAAAGAGCGACCAAACACCGTATGAATACAATGGCCACTGGTCTTGGATTTACATTTATAACAACGAAGTATCGAAGGTGATTAACGGAAAGAAAATAACGATGATGCAATGGCTAGCCTCCAAAACATTGGACTGA
- a CDS encoding polysaccharide deacetylase family protein → MKYNRLLCAGIAVSLLCISSCPTPSTNAQASSYASPTPTKGRAYYEERGDIVWEVPTHRKLIALTFDDGPDESNTPAILDLLKEYNAKATFFVVGSRVEKLPDIVKRERAEGHEVGNHTFYHSSFQYISRNKALSELDQGQASIVQATGAGTHLFRPPGGSYTDSLVKLSKEKGLKIILWSWHQDTLDWRKPGVHRIANRVLRNARNGDIVLMHDYVHQSTQTVEALKIILPELKKKGFTFVTVSELLSNREKPDGLIEVNK, encoded by the coding sequence ATGAAATATAACCGTTTGCTGTGCGCTGGAATTGCTGTTTCTTTACTGTGTATCAGCTCTTGTCCCACTCCATCTACCAATGCACAAGCCTCATCATACGCCTCCCCCACTCCTACAAAGGGAAGGGCCTATTACGAAGAACGGGGCGACATTGTGTGGGAAGTTCCTACCCATCGTAAGCTTATCGCTCTCACATTCGATGACGGACCGGACGAAAGCAATACGCCTGCCATTTTGGATTTGCTTAAAGAGTACAATGCTAAAGCAACCTTTTTTGTCGTCGGCAGCCGTGTAGAAAAGCTTCCTGATATTGTGAAACGAGAACGAGCAGAAGGGCATGAAGTGGGCAATCATACCTTTTATCATTCATCTTTTCAGTATATTTCCCGTAACAAAGCTCTGTCAGAATTGGATCAAGGCCAAGCGAGCATCGTTCAAGCAACTGGTGCAGGAACCCATCTTTTTAGACCCCCCGGCGGCTCCTACACTGATTCGCTCGTCAAGCTTTCCAAGGAAAAGGGGTTGAAAATTATTTTATGGTCCTGGCATCAGGACACCCTGGATTGGCGAAAACCAGGTGTACACCGTATCGCTAATAGGGTGCTTCGCAACGCCCGTAATGGGGACATTGTCCTGATGCACGATTATGTACATCAAAGTACGCAAACCGTCGAAGCCCTGAAAATCATTTTACCAGAGCTCAAGAAGAAAGGGTTTACCTTCGTTACGGTATCCGAATTGCTCTCTAATCGGGAAAAACCGGATGGGCTCATTGAAGTGAATAAGTAA